From a single Vitis vinifera cultivar Pinot Noir 40024 chromosome 18, ASM3070453v1 genomic region:
- the LOC100252231 gene encoding cytochrome P450 CYP82D47: MDFLLQCLNPAMVGAFAILVLSYYLLLWRSGAGKGRMAPEAAGAWPIIGHLHLLGGSKNLPHLLLGTMADKYGAVFSVRLGLERAVVVSSWQMAKECFTTHDLALASRPQLVISKQLGYNDAMFAFSPHGAYWREVRKIATLELLSNRRLELLKNVRISEVETCMKELYKLWAEKKNEAGVVLVDMKQWFGDLTLNVILMMVAGKRYFGYTAESQEKETQRCQKSIREFFRLLGLFVVSDALPFLGWLDVGGHLKATKKTAKEMDGIAQEWLEEHRQRKDSGEANGNQDLMDVMLSILAGTDPTGYDADTINKATSLILIAGGSDTTSVTLTWAISLLLNNPCMLRKAQEELDTHVGKGRLVNEVDLSKLVYLQAIVKETLRLYPAFPLSGPRQFNQDSILGGYRIPKGTRLVLNLTKIQRDPSIWLNPTEFQPERFLTTHKDIDMRVKNFEFTPFGGGRRICPGATFALQVLHLTLANFLHKFQLSTPSDATVDMSESLGITNIKSTPLEVLISPRLSSCDLYE; this comes from the exons ATGGATTTCCTTCTCCAATGCCTAAACCCTGCCATGGTTGGAGCATTTGCAATACTTGTCCTCTCCTACTACCTGTTATTATGGCGGTCTGGAGCTGGTAAGGGCAGAATGGCACCTGAAGCTGCTGGTGCATGGCCCATAATAGGTCACCTACACCTCCTAGGTGGGTCTAAGAATTTGCCCCACTTACTTTTGGGAACCATGGCCGACAAGTATGGAGCAGTATTCAGCGTTCGGCTGGGATTGGAAAGAGCTGTGGTGGTGAGTAGTTGGCAGATGGCCAAGGAATGCTTCACCACCCATGACCTGGCTCTGGCCTCCCGTCCTCAACTTGTAATCTCCAAACAATTGGGATATAACGATGCCATGTTTGCTTTCTCTCCTCACGGTGCATACTGGCGGGAAGTGCGAAAGATAGCCACTCTAGAGCTCCTCTCGAACCGCCGGCTAGAGTTGCTGAAGAACGTCCGAATCTCAGAGGTGGAGACATGCATGAAGGAACTATACAAGCTTTGGGCTGAGAAGAAAAACGAGGCAGGCGTTGTTTTGGTGGACATGAAGCAATGGTTTGGGGACTTGACTCTGAACGTGATTCTTATGATGGTTGCTGGAAAACGATATTTCGGTTATACAGCCGAAAGTCAAGAGAAAGAGACCCAGCGGTGCCAGAAATCGATTAGGGAATTCTTTCGTTTGTTGGGTCTCTTTGTGGTGTCGGATGCCCTTCCTTTTCTTGGCTGGCTTGACGTGGGTGGACATCTGAAAGCCACGAAGAAGACTGCAAAAGAAATGGATGGTATTGCTCAGGAATGGTTAGAGGAACACCGACAGCGAAAAGATTCGGGTGAAGCTAATGGTAACCAGGACTTAATGGACGTGATGCTGTCCATTCTGGCTGGCACGGACCCTACCGGCTATGATGCCGATACAATCAACAAAGCCACATCCCTG ATTTTGATTGCAGGAGGCAGTGACACTACATCTGTTACTCTAACATGGGCGATCTCACTTTTATTGAATAATCCATGTATGTTAAGAAAAGCCCAAGAAGAATTGGACACTCATGTTGGTAAAGGGAGATTGGTAAATGAAGTGGATTTAAGCAAGTTGGTCTACCTCCAAGCAATTGTTAAAGAGACATTGAGGTTATATCCCGCATTTCCACTTTCAGGACCACGCCAATTTAACCAAGATTCCATTTTAGGTGGTTACCGTATCCCAAAAGGCACTCGTCTTGTGTTGAACCTCACTAAGATCCAAAGAGACCCAAGTATATGGTTGAACCCAACAGAGTTTCAACCAGAAAGATTCCTCACTACTCACAAAGACATTGATATGAGGGtcaaaaattttgagtttaCACCATTTGGTGGTGGAAGAAGAATTTGCCCTGGTGCAACTTTTGCCCTTCAAGTGCTACACTTAACATTAGCCAATTTCTTGCACAAATTTCAACTTTCGACTCCATCAGATGCAACAGTTGATATGAGCGAGAGCCTTGGGATAACAAACATCAAATCCACTCCACTTGAAGTTCTCATCTCGCCACGTTTGTCTTCTTGTGATCTTTATGAGTAA
- the LOC100257363 gene encoding cytochrome P450 82A3, which produces MDFLLQCLNPVMVGAFAILVLSYHLLLWRSGAGKSRMAPEASGAWPIIGHLHLLGGSKNLPHLLFGTMADKYGPVFSIRLGLKRAVVVSSWEMAKECFTTHDLALASRPELVAAKYLGYNYAMFGLSPHGAYWREVRKIATLELLSNRRLELLKNVRISEVETCMKELYELWAKKKSEAGVVLVDMKQWFGHLSLNVILKMVVGKRYFGYAAESKEKEAQQFQKAIREFFRLMGLFVVSDAIPFLGWLDVGGHVKAMKKTAKELDGITQEWLEEHRRRKDSGEADGDQDFMDVMLSILGGRDTTDYDADTINKATSLVMIGGGADTTSGTLTWAVSLLLNNPHILRKAQEELDAHVGKERLVNEMDISKLVYLQAIVKETLRLNPIAPLSGPRQFIQDSILGGYHISKGTRLILNLTKIQRDPRVWLNPMEFQPDRFLTTHKDVDVRGKHFELTPFGGGRRICPGIVFALQVLHLTLANFLHRFQLSTPSDAPVDMSEGFGLTNIKSTPLEVLISPRLASYDLYE; this is translated from the exons ATGGATTTTCTTCTCCAATGCCTAAACCCTGTCATGGTTGGAGCGTTTGCAATACTCGTCCTCTCATACCACCTGTTATTATGGAGGTCTGGAGCTGGTAAGAGCAGAATGGCACCTGAAGCTTCTGGTGCATGGCCCATAATAGGCCACCTGCACCTGTTAGGTGGATCTAAGAATTTGCCTCACTTACTTTTTGGAACCATGGCCGACAAGTATGGACCAGTATTCAGCATCCGGCTGGGATTAAAAAGAGCTGTGGTTGTGAGTAGTTGGGAAATGGCCAAAGAATGCTTCACCACCCATGACCTGGCTCTGGCCTCCCGTCCTGAGCTTGTGGCCGCCAAATATTTGGGATATAACTATGCCATGTTTGGTTTATCTCCTCACGGTGCATACTGGCGTGAAGTGCGTAAGATAGCCACTCTAGAGCTACTCTCGAACCGCCGGCTAGAGTTGCTGAAGAATGTCCGAATCTCAGAGGTGGAGACATGCATGAAGGAACTATACGAGCTTTGGGCAAAGAAGAAAAGCGAAGCAGGCGTTGTTTTGGTGGACATGAAGCAATGGTTTGGGCACTTGTCTCTGAACGTGATTCTTAAGATGGTTGTTGGAAAACGATATTTCGGTTATGCAGCCGAAAGTAAAGAGAAAGAGGCCCAGCAGTTCCAGAAGGCGATTAGGGAATTCTTTCGTTTGATGGGACTCTTTGTGGTGTCGGATGCCATTCCTTTTCTTGGATGGCTTGACGTGGGTGGACATGTGAAAGCCATGAAGAAGACTGCAAAAGAATTGGACGGTATTACTCAGGAATGGTTAGAGGAACACCGACGGCGAAAAGATTCGGGTGAAGCTGATGGTGACCAGGACTTCATGGACGTGATGCTGTCCATTCTGGGTGGTAGAGACACTACTGATTATGATGCTGATACCATCAACAAAGCTACATCCCTG GTTATGATTGGAGGAGGCGCTGACACTACATCTGGTACTTTAACATGGGCAGTCTCACTTTTATTGAACAATCCACACATATTAAGAAAAGCTCAAGAAGAATTGGATGCTCATGTTGGTAAAGAAAGACTAGTAAATGAAATGGATATAAGCAAGTTGGTTTACCTTCAAGCAATTGTTAAAGAGACATTGAGGTTAAATCCAATAGCCCCACTTTCAGGACCGCGTCAATTCATCCAAGATTCTATTTTAGGTGGTTACCATATCTCAAAAGGCACTCGTCTTATATTGAACCTTACCAAGATTCAAAGAGACCCGAGAGTATGGTTGAACCCAATGGAGTTCCAACCAGATAGATTCCTCACCACCCACAAAGATGTTGATGTTAGAGGTAAACATTTTGAGTTGACACCATTTGGTGGTGGAAGAAGAATTTGCCCTGGAATAGTTTTTGCCCTTCAAGTGCTACACTTAACATTAGCCAACTTCCTGCATAGATTTCAACTTTCAACTCCATCAGATGCACCGGTTGATATGAGCGAGGGTTTTGGATTAACAAACATCAAATCCACTCCACTTGAAGTTCTTATCTCCCCACGCTTAGCTTCTTATGATCTTTATGAGTAG
- the LOC100262475 gene encoding flavonoid-6-hydroxylase-like, whose product MYFLLQYLNITTVGVFATLFLSYCLLLWRSRAGNKKIAPEAAAAWPIIGHLHLLAGGSHQLPHITLGNMADKYGPVFTIRIGLHRALVVSSWEMAKECSTANDQVSSSRPELLASKHLGYNYAMFGFSPYGSYWREMRKIISLELLSNSRLELLKDVRASEVVTSIKELYKLWAEKKNESGLVSVEMKQWFGDLTLNVILRMVAGKRYFSASDASENKQAQRCRRVFREFFHLSGLFAVADAIPFLGWLDWGRHEKTLKKTAIEMDSIAQEWLEEHRRRKDSGDDNSTQDFMDVMQSVLDGKNLGGYDADTINKATCMPDSNLRR is encoded by the coding sequence ATGTATTTCCTTCTCCAATACCTAAACATCACCACGGTCGGAGTCTTTGCCACACTTTTCCTTTCCTACTGTCTATTATTATGGAGGTCTAGAGCTGGTAACAAAAAAATAGCACCTGAAGCTGCTGCTGCATGGCCCATAATCGGTCACCTACACCTGTTAGCTGGTGGTTCTCATCAGCTTCCCCACATAACCTTGGGAAACATGGCCGACAAATATGGACCGGTCTTCACAATTCGGATTGGGTTGCATCGAGCTTTGGTGGTAAGTTCTTGGGAGATGGCTAAAGAATGCTCGACCGCCAATGACCAGGTTTCATCCTCGCGTCCCGAACTTTTAGCCTCAAAACATTTGGGCTACAACTACGCCATGTTTGGTTTCTCTCCATACGGTTCTTACTGGCGTGAAATGCGCAAGATAATCAGCCTAGAGCTACTCTCTAACAGCCGCTTAGAGCTGCTGAAGGACGTCCGAGCTTCAGAAGTGGTGACATCCATAAAAGAGCTATACAAGCTCTGggcagagaaaaaaaatgaatcggGCCTTGTCTCTGTGGAGATGAAGCAGTGGTTTGGAGACTTGACTCTGAACGTAATTCTTAGGATGGTGGCAGGGAAGCGTTATTTCAGTGCTTCAGATGCAAGTGAAAATAAACAGGCGCAGAGGTGCCGGAGAGTGTTCAGGGAATTCTTTCATTTGTCAGGGCTCTTTGCGGTGGCGGACGCTATTCCATTTCTTGGATGGCTCGACTGGGGGAGACAtgagaaaaccctaaagaagacAGCAATAGAAATGGACAGTATTGCTCAAGAATGGTTAGAGGAGCACCGTCGGAGGAAAGACTCCGGTGATGATAATAGTACGCAAGACTTCATGGATGTGATGCAGTCAGTTCTTGATGGCAAAAACCTTGGTGGTTACGACGCTGATACCATCAATAAAGCCACATGCATGCCTG